The Panicum virgatum strain AP13 chromosome 5K, P.virgatum_v5, whole genome shotgun sequence genome has a window encoding:
- the LOC120706568 gene encoding transcription factor TGA2.3-like: MADASPIVETSTDDTDDNHGLEPGTGALVVASDSSDRSKDKHEDQKVLRRLAQNREAARKSRLRKKAYVQQLENSRLKLTQLEQELQRARQQGIFISSSVDQAHSMSGNGALAFDMEYARWLEEHNRQISELRAGVTAHASDSDLHSVVEKIMSHYDEIFRLKGNAAKADVFHVLSGMWKTPAERCFMWLGGFRPSEVLKLLSTQLEPLTEQQLSGIGNLQQSSQQAEDALSQGMEALQQSLAETLAGSLSSSGSTGNVANYMGQMAMAMGKLGTLENFLRQADNLRLQTLQQMQRILTTRQAARALLVISDYSSRLRALSSLWLARPKE; this comes from the exons ATGGCAGATGCCAGTCCTATAGTAGAAACATCAACAGATGATACTGACGACAACCATGGG CTGGAACCAGGCACAGGCGCTCTTGTTGTTGCTTCCGACTCCAGTGACAGATCCAAGGACAAACATGAAGATCAAAAG GTACTGCGCCGTCTTGCTCAAAATCGCGAGGCTGCAAGGAAGAGTCGATTGAGGAAGAAG GCATATGTCCAACAGTTGGAGAATAGCAGGCTGAAACTTACCCAACTAGAGCAGGAGTTGCAACGAGCTCGTCAGCAG GGCATTTTTATATCTAGCTCAGTTGATCAGGCACACTCCATGAGTGGAAATG GTGCATTGGCCTTTGATATGGAGTATGCGAGGTGGTTGGAAGAGCACAATCGGCAAATTAGTGAACTAAGGGCTGGTGTTACTGCTCATGCAAGTGATAGTGACCTACACAGTGTTGTTGAAAAGATCATGTCGCACTATGATGAGATTTTCAGGCTCAAAGGAAATGCAGCCAAGGCAGATGTCTTTCATGTATTATCAGGCATGTGGAAGACACCGGCAGAGAGGTGTTTCATGTGGCTAGGAGGTTTCCGGCCATCCGAGGTTTTAAAG CTGCTTTCAACACAGCTTGAACCTCTCACCGAGCAGCAGCTGTCAGGGATAGGCAACCTCCAGCAGTCTTCGCAACAGGCTGAGGATGCACTTTCACAAGGAATGGAAGCCCTTCAACAGTCCCTGGCAGAGACCTTGGCTGGGTCTCTTTCGTCTTCTGGATCAACAGGAAATGTGGCAAACTACATGGGTCaaatggccatggccatgggaAAGCTTGGAACACTTGAGAATTTTCTTCGCCAG GCTGACAACCTGCGGCTGCAGACCCTACAACAGATGCAAAGGATCCTGACCACTAGGCAGGCAGCTCGAGCACTTCTTGTGATAAGCGATTACTCTTCACGGCTCCGTGCCCTGAGCTCTCTCTGGCTTGCTCGGCCGAAGGAATAG